One window of the Pyrinomonadaceae bacterium genome contains the following:
- a CDS encoding YitT family protein — protein sequence MKKFGRSVLNFALIIGGVFSAAFGLKGFLLSSRFIDGGVTGVSMLLSDIFHLPLSILILVINLPFIAIGYRQIGRVFAIKSVLSIAGLSLVLAFVKFPDVTPDKLLTAVFGGFFIGAGIGMAIRGGAVLDGTEIAALLVSRTSNLLNVGDVILILNIFIFLTAAFFLGLDSAMYSILTYAAASRTIDFLLHGIEEYRGVTIVSVKSQEIKDAIINQLHRGVTVYKSTGGLGTHGWTEEEREILYCVVTRLEISRIKNAVTEIDPDAFIAMQALSDVHGGLVKKPIFH from the coding sequence ATGAAGAAGTTTGGCAGGAGCGTCCTGAACTTTGCGCTGATCATCGGGGGCGTCTTTTCGGCCGCGTTCGGGCTGAAGGGCTTTCTTTTGTCGAGCCGTTTCATCGACGGTGGGGTGACGGGTGTTTCGATGTTGCTGTCGGACATTTTTCATCTGCCCCTGTCGATTCTGATCCTGGTCATTAATCTTCCCTTCATCGCTATCGGCTATCGCCAAATCGGGCGCGTGTTCGCCATCAAGAGCGTCCTGTCGATCGCCGGGCTGTCGCTGGTGCTGGCATTCGTAAAGTTTCCCGACGTGACGCCGGACAAACTTTTGACGGCGGTCTTCGGAGGTTTCTTTATCGGCGCGGGCATCGGGATGGCCATCCGTGGCGGAGCGGTTTTGGATGGAACTGAGATTGCCGCACTCCTCGTCAGCCGCACCAGCAACTTGCTGAATGTTGGCGATGTCATCCTCATCCTCAACATCTTCATATTCCTGACGGCTGCCTTCTTTCTCGGCCTCGACTCAGCTATGTATTCAATCCTGACGTACGCCGCGGCTTCGCGGACGATTGATTTCCTGCTTCACGGCATCGAGGAATACCGGGGCGTGACCATTGTTTCGGTAAAGAGCCAGGAGATTAAGGACGCGATCATCAACCAACTGCATCGCGGCGTTACAGTTTACAAAAGCACCGGCGGGTTAGGGACCCACGGTTGGACTGAGGAAGAACGGGAGATTCTCTACTGCGTTGTCACGCGACTGGAGATCTCAAGAATCAAGAATGCCGTAACCGAAATCGATCCGG
- a CDS encoding VWA domain-containing protein: MFVFSGSYLVKASARFGLTALFCAAVFLGFSTAVSAQDDILKTDTSVVQLNVGVVDRQGRAITSLSQGDFAIYEDDVKRPIVAFEPTQSPFSLVMLLDMSGSTVNFRQQIHQAAIRFLDALAPEDRVAVIVFNGKGVRELSGFTTDRQKTAYSITLASGSGDTLLFDGLKEALRKLAAEGKRRKAIVALTDGLDTEVRKSDRAAVAKATEVEVSTVIKPEAASALVSVLADADRQGVTIFPLALPSGDARRLPLPDPRIIAQYSAARTRLQMMADRTGGQVSDIRRLDQMARVYAELAAHLRTLYSIAYQAPNPDKRDGLWRAIRVDVTRPDLIAKTKTGYYAK, encoded by the coding sequence ATGTTCGTGTTTTCGGGATCATACTTAGTCAAAGCCAGCGCCAGGTTCGGCCTGACCGCCTTATTTTGCGCGGCTGTTTTCCTCGGTTTTTCCACGGCAGTCTCGGCGCAGGATGACATTCTCAAGACCGATACGTCGGTCGTGCAACTTAACGTCGGCGTGGTAGATCGGCAGGGCCGCGCGATCACTTCGCTGTCTCAGGGCGATTTTGCGATCTACGAAGACGATGTTAAGCGGCCAATAGTCGCGTTCGAACCGACGCAGTCACCATTCAGTCTGGTGATGCTCCTGGACATGTCGGGTTCGACGGTGAACTTTCGCCAACAGATTCACCAGGCAGCGATCAGATTTCTGGATGCACTCGCACCCGAAGATCGCGTCGCGGTGATTGTGTTCAATGGCAAAGGCGTGCGCGAGTTGTCGGGCTTCACGACCGATCGTCAGAAAACTGCGTACTCAATTACGCTGGCCAGCGGCTCCGGCGATACGTTGCTCTTCGATGGATTAAAAGAGGCGTTAAGGAAATTGGCCGCTGAGGGAAAGCGCCGCAAGGCGATCGTGGCGTTGACAGACGGTCTGGACACGGAAGTCCGCAAGTCTGATCGCGCGGCGGTCGCGAAAGCAACCGAAGTGGAAGTAAGCACCGTGATCAAACCAGAGGCCGCTTCGGCTTTGGTTTCCGTTTTGGCTGATGCCGATCGCCAGGGTGTCACAATTTTTCCTTTAGCGCTGCCATCGGGCGATGCGAGACGGCTGCCGCTTCCGGATCCGCGAATCATCGCGCAGTACTCGGCCGCGCGCACGCGTCTGCAGATGATGGCGGATCGCACCGGCGGGCAGGTCAGCGATATTCGGCGTCTCGATCAAATGGCCAGAGTCTATGCCGAGCTTGCGGCGCACTTGCGTACGCTCTACAGCATTGCTTATCAGGCACCAAACCCGGACAAACGTGACGGCCTGTGGCGCGCGATCCGCGTGGACGTCACGCGACCTGATCTAATTGCGAAGACAAAGACCGGGTATTACGCGAAGTAA
- a CDS encoding putative porin, translated as MRPLSIPGMLALLVLLVVPVSHYAQAEVARAGNDPNVPPTAKPDADIAHKLELLEEQLRAQNGRIDQLTALIAEQQRLINQLVAARVANTTTGAVDSAPGTVASATEPTISTTTDTAAQNPSEDRIKKLEERVLKFGPFRFSGDFRLRFDGTFRPAEPNPPAGFAPLTHVQNVRMRYRFRFNFDTDINSKLSFHGQLSTGAITDPLSADQDFAQTTVKHPFFISEAWIDYHPNKSLQLQAGRVQEIFADNSKFMFDDDVRFNGFNEKYIFFFKNNSLRVSSLELRAGQYFLTNPNVAIVTPGSPLAQAGAVIGSTGRAAQLFHQGLLLNQKYNDRWSSQFGGDVQVYRNPNQIQLPSTANGVAIIVQNGLGIALSGPISGTGNATTSPGGAIYTARNFHIARLTYRLNWAGFSKGGHDYPVTFYLQGSRNVGIGMPERDAMLAALQVGPSRATKRGDMAFLYLFSIKGANALISQFTDNDLGTGSGVNIRTHHFRFDYAINRKVSWQSLFYIQNELRNSGQFPNFFVPLNAFTPRQYRWQEQLVFTF; from the coding sequence ATGCGGCCTCTTTCTATCCCCGGCATGCTCGCGCTGCTGGTTCTTTTAGTTGTGCCGGTTTCGCATTACGCGCAAGCGGAAGTCGCGCGCGCCGGCAACGACCCGAATGTCCCGCCCACGGCAAAGCCCGACGCGGATATCGCGCACAAGCTCGAGCTGCTGGAAGAACAATTGCGAGCGCAAAACGGCCGCATCGATCAACTGACTGCTCTGATCGCTGAGCAGCAGCGACTGATTAATCAATTGGTCGCCGCGCGAGTCGCGAACACCACCACCGGCGCCGTCGATTCAGCGCCGGGCACAGTCGCCTCGGCGACGGAACCCACCATCTCGACGACCACCGATACGGCGGCCCAAAATCCGTCGGAAGATCGAATCAAGAAACTCGAAGAGCGCGTGTTGAAGTTTGGTCCGTTCCGATTCAGTGGTGATTTCCGATTGCGCTTTGACGGAACGTTCCGGCCAGCGGAACCGAACCCTCCCGCCGGATTCGCGCCGCTCACACACGTGCAAAACGTGCGCATGAGGTATCGTTTCCGCTTCAACTTCGATACTGACATCAATTCGAAACTCAGTTTTCACGGACAACTCTCGACCGGTGCGATCACCGATCCCCTTTCGGCGGATCAGGATTTCGCGCAGACCACGGTCAAGCATCCGTTCTTTATCAGTGAGGCCTGGATTGACTATCACCCGAACAAGTCGCTCCAGCTTCAGGCGGGACGCGTGCAGGAAATCTTTGCCGACAATTCGAAGTTCATGTTTGACGACGACGTGCGATTTAATGGGTTCAACGAGAAGTACATCTTCTTTTTCAAAAACAACAGCCTGAGAGTTTCAAGTTTGGAATTGCGTGCGGGCCAATACTTCCTGACGAACCCGAACGTGGCCATCGTGACCCCGGGAAGTCCTCTGGCGCAGGCGGGCGCCGTCATCGGTTCAACCGGTCGCGCCGCGCAACTGTTTCACCAGGGTTTATTGCTGAATCAGAAATACAACGATCGTTGGAGCTCGCAGTTCGGCGGCGACGTGCAGGTGTATCGAAATCCGAATCAGATCCAACTCCCATCGACCGCCAATGGCGTGGCCATCATTGTGCAAAACGGTCTGGGCATCGCGCTTTCCGGTCCCATATCGGGCACCGGCAATGCCACTACGAGCCCGGGCGGAGCGATCTACACGGCCCGCAATTTTCATATCGCGCGCCTCACGTACCGTTTGAACTGGGCTGGATTTTCAAAGGGCGGCCACGACTATCCCGTAACTTTCTATCTTCAGGGGTCGCGAAATGTCGGTATTGGCATGCCTGAACGCGATGCGATGCTGGCCGCGCTACAAGTCGGCCCCAGCCGCGCGACCAAGCGCGGCGACATGGCTTTCCTTTACTTGTTTTCAATCAAAGGCGCGAACGCTTTGATCTCCCAATTTACTGACAACGATTTGGGCACTGGAAGCGGAGTGAACATCCGCACGCATCACTTCCGTTTTGACTATGCAATCAATCGTAAAGTGTCCTGGCAAAGTCTGTTCTACATTCAGAACGAGCTGCGCAACAGCGGCCAGTTCCCGAACTTCTTCGTGCCGCTGAACGCTTTCACACCGCGACAATATCGCTGGCAGGAGCAACTAGTGTTTACTTTCTGA
- a CDS encoding oxidative damage protection protein, with protein sequence MPDEIKCARCGQKRSPLGYAPLPTELGQKVAKEVCQACWAEWLQNQTRIINHYGLDLTNPEAQGFLMDNMKGFFYGENELAQIDTSKEGSIKW encoded by the coding sequence ATGCCAGACGAAATCAAATGCGCCCGCTGCGGGCAGAAACGCAGTCCGCTCGGCTATGCGCCCCTCCCGACTGAACTTGGCCAGAAAGTCGCCAAGGAAGTTTGCCAGGCATGTTGGGCTGAGTGGTTACAGAATCAGACCCGCATCATTAACCATTACGGTTTGGATCTTACGAACCCTGAAGCGCAAGGCTTCCTGATGGACAACATGAAAGGCTTCTTCTACGGTGAGAATGAGCTAGCGCAGATCGACACTTCGAAAGAAGGCTCGATCAAGTGGTGA
- a CDS encoding peroxiredoxin, with translation MLKEGSDAPDFTLPDGEGKPWRLSDYRGKVVVLLFYPGDETPVCTRQMCSVRDRWDDYAATGAEVVGISTDSVESHKKFADHHDLPLRLLSDADRKVADMYGANSLVPGKVARSVFVIDGKGAIRHRDVRPLGLFRPKDDDVLKAIRAATG, from the coding sequence ATGCTCAAAGAAGGATCGGACGCGCCCGACTTCACACTGCCTGACGGAGAAGGGAAGCCCTGGCGGCTTTCAGATTATCGCGGCAAAGTCGTCGTGCTGCTTTTCTATCCCGGCGACGAGACTCCGGTCTGTACGCGCCAGATGTGTTCTGTGCGCGACCGTTGGGACGACTATGCGGCCACCGGCGCGGAAGTTGTCGGCATCTCGACTGACAGCGTCGAATCCCACAAGAAGTTCGCCGATCATCACGATCTGCCGCTGCGTCTTCTTTCGGATGCTGATCGAAAAGTGGCAGACATGTACGGGGCGAACTCGCTGGTGCCGGGAAAAGTCGCCCGCTCGGTTTTCGTGATCGATGGGAAGGGCGCGATTCGTCATCGCGACGTCCGCCCGTTGGGATTGTTTCGGCCCAAGGATGACGATGTGCTGAAAGCGATTCGCGCAGCAACGGGTTAG
- a CDS encoding S41 family peptidase, with amino-acid sequence MLKRLVSIRVFLPLLVALIGATTASAQTKLLRFPDMHGDRVAFTYAGDLWTAPANGGSAIRLTAHPGIEVFAKFSPDGKWIAFTGQYDGDEQVYVMPSVGGVPRQLTFYPAKGPFTPRWGWDNQVYGWTRDGKRIVFKSQRDSWSLPIAKLYTVSVEGGAAEALPMPQAGSGDYSPDGTRMVYSPQSRDFRPEKRYGGGQANRLYIYDLKTHATKSIADGPRATRDPMWIGDTIYYDSDRDGHFNLYAYNTGNGKTTQVTHSKLWDVRWPSADDQNRIVYEMNGELQVLDTRSGKAAPISITVPDDGLARRPSRVSAAGNIESYELSPKGERALMSARGDIFTVPIEKGPTRNLTHSSGAHDKWPSWSPDGSQIAFISDMTGEEEVYVIAQDGLKPPQQITTGGKAMRYQPEWSADGKRLAFSDKDGKLYVVTLADKKITEIIDAPRGQIRDYTWSPSGNYLAFSMATNGNGFAQLHIWNGADNKVTRVTSQMFNAGSPAWDSTGSYLFFLSDHEFAPQVSQIEFNFATNRTSYIYAMALRKDVKHPFPPESDEVAVTRAREEGAAPAEPKKEGEAEAPKADAPKPAAPPQPKAMTIDFDGIMNRVVRAPIGADNYGGLGTKPGFLLYAVGSAGYIGRPGDRPAQLKLYSLKDRRETTLIDDVGGATMSRDGSKVLARQGPGFSIYEATPVGDRTRKPVSTAGLVVDRVPVEEWNQIFNEVWRRYRDFFYVPNMHGYDWVALREQYKPLLQYVGHRSDLNYVIGEMIAELTVQHAYIEGGDFLIPPRPRVGLAGARFDVDQAAGRYRISRIFQGQNEEDIYRSPLTEVGINANVGDYVLAIDGEEVKANDDIYRLLRNKADNPVSLTVNSRPVMDGARTISYRPITDESNLIYLDWITKNRKQVEEASNGRVGYIHIPDMGAAGIREFIKWYYPQIDKEGLVVDVRANGGGNVSRMLIERLRRKMLAVNYARTDDIGNTYPDGVFIGPMVALLDQNSASDGDIFPWMFREAGLGPLIGKRSWGGVVGIQNRGVLIDGGNIFVPGSALANTKGEYIIEGYGVDPDIEVDNDPASEIAGRDPQLERGIAEVMVKLKNPVKLPTRQAPPVKTIR; translated from the coding sequence TTGCTTAAACGACTTGTATCGATCCGCGTCTTCCTTCCCCTTCTCGTCGCACTAATCGGAGCGACAACCGCTTCCGCACAGACAAAGCTGCTGCGTTTCCCGGACATGCACGGCGACCGCGTCGCCTTCACTTACGCCGGCGACCTCTGGACCGCGCCCGCGAATGGTGGGAGCGCAATTCGGTTGACGGCGCATCCCGGCATTGAAGTGTTCGCGAAGTTCTCGCCGGACGGAAAGTGGATCGCTTTCACCGGACAGTACGATGGCGACGAGCAGGTGTACGTCATGCCGTCCGTGGGCGGCGTGCCGCGCCAGCTCACTTTTTATCCGGCCAAGGGCCCTTTTACTCCGCGCTGGGGCTGGGACAATCAGGTTTACGGCTGGACACGCGACGGCAAGCGCATCGTTTTCAAGTCGCAACGTGATTCATGGTCGCTGCCGATTGCAAAGCTCTACACGGTTTCAGTTGAAGGTGGCGCCGCGGAAGCTCTGCCGATGCCGCAAGCGGGTTCCGGCGATTACTCGCCGGATGGAACGCGCATGGTTTACTCGCCGCAATCGCGCGACTTTCGTCCTGAGAAGCGTTACGGCGGCGGTCAGGCGAACCGTCTCTACATCTACGATTTGAAGACGCATGCCACCAAGTCGATCGCTGATGGCCCGCGCGCGACGCGCGATCCGATGTGGATTGGCGACACGATTTATTACGATTCGGATCGTGACGGCCATTTCAACCTGTACGCCTACAACACCGGCAATGGCAAAACGACGCAGGTTACCCACAGCAAGCTCTGGGACGTGCGCTGGCCCAGCGCGGACGATCAGAATCGCATCGTTTACGAGATGAATGGCGAGCTGCAAGTGCTCGACACGCGCAGCGGAAAAGCTGCGCCAATCTCGATCACCGTTCCCGATGATGGCTTAGCGCGCCGGCCCAGTCGCGTCTCAGCCGCAGGCAACATTGAATCTTATGAATTGAGCCCGAAAGGCGAACGCGCCCTGATGTCTGCGCGCGGCGACATTTTCACGGTGCCGATTGAGAAAGGCCCGACGCGTAATCTCACGCATTCATCGGGTGCGCACGACAAATGGCCCAGCTGGTCGCCCGACGGATCGCAGATAGCTTTCATATCCGACATGACCGGCGAAGAAGAGGTTTACGTCATCGCGCAGGATGGCTTGAAACCGCCACAGCAGATCACGACCGGCGGCAAAGCGATGCGTTATCAACCGGAGTGGTCGGCCGACGGAAAGCGTCTCGCTTTCAGCGACAAAGACGGCAAGCTTTATGTCGTTACCCTCGCTGACAAGAAGATCACCGAGATCATCGACGCGCCGCGTGGACAGATTCGCGATTACACATGGTCCCCGAGCGGTAACTACCTCGCGTTCAGCATGGCAACGAATGGCAATGGCTTCGCGCAGCTGCACATTTGGAACGGGGCCGACAACAAAGTCACGCGCGTGACCAGCCAGATGTTCAACGCCGGCAGTCCGGCTTGGGACAGCACCGGCAGCTATCTCTTCTTCCTGAGCGACCACGAATTCGCGCCGCAAGTTTCGCAGATCGAATTCAACTTCGCGACGAACCGCACCAGCTATATTTACGCAATGGCTTTGCGTAAAGACGTGAAGCATCCGTTTCCACCGGAGAGCGATGAAGTTGCAGTGACCAGGGCGCGAGAAGAAGGCGCCGCGCCGGCGGAGCCGAAGAAAGAAGGCGAAGCCGAAGCTCCGAAAGCCGATGCGCCGAAACCCGCCGCGCCGCCCCAGCCAAAGGCGATGACGATCGATTTCGACGGCATCATGAATCGCGTGGTGCGGGCGCCGATCGGGGCTGACAATTACGGGGGGCTCGGCACCAAACCGGGTTTTCTGCTTTACGCCGTGGGTTCGGCCGGCTACATCGGCCGTCCGGGTGATCGTCCCGCGCAGCTCAAACTCTATTCGTTGAAAGACCGCAGAGAGACGACCCTGATCGATGACGTCGGGGGTGCCACCATGTCGCGTGACGGCTCGAAGGTCCTGGCGCGTCAAGGCCCGGGCTTTTCTATCTACGAAGCGACGCCTGTGGGCGACCGCACGCGTAAACCGGTTTCGACTGCCGGGCTGGTCGTGGATCGTGTTCCGGTTGAAGAGTGGAACCAGATTTTTAACGAAGTCTGGCGGCGCTACCGTGACTTTTTCTACGTGCCGAACATGCACGGCTATGACTGGGTCGCGCTGCGCGAGCAGTACAAGCCTCTGCTCCAGTACGTCGGCCACCGCTCGGATCTGAACTACGTCATCGGCGAAATGATTGCCGAGCTGACCGTGCAGCACGCGTATATCGAAGGCGGCGACTTCTTGATTCCGCCGCGGCCGCGCGTCGGTCTGGCCGGAGCGCGCTTCGACGTTGATCAGGCGGCGGGACGCTATCGCATTTCGAGAATCTTTCAGGGGCAAAACGAAGAAGACATTTACCGTTCCCCGCTGACGGAAGTCGGCATAAATGCCAACGTCGGCGATTATGTGCTGGCGATCGACGGGGAAGAAGTTAAGGCTAACGACGACATTTATCGTCTGCTGCGCAACAAAGCCGACAACCCGGTTTCGCTGACGGTGAACAGCCGCCCGGTGATGGACGGCGCGCGGACGATTTCGTATCGTCCGATCACCGACGAGAGTAATTTGATCTATCTCGATTGGATTACGAAGAACCGCAAGCAGGTTGAAGAAGCGAGCAACGGCCGCGTTGGCTACATTCACATTCCCGACATGGGCGCTGCGGGCATCCGCGAGTTCATCAAGTGGTATTACCCGCAGATCGACAAAGAAGGTCTGGTCGTCGATGTGCGCGCCAATGGCGGCGGCAACGTTTCGCGCATGCTGATCGAGCGTTTGCGGCGCAAGATGCTCGCCGTCAACTATGCGCGGACCGACGATATCGGCAACACGTATCCTGACGGAGTCTTCATCGGACCGATGGTCGCGTTGCTGGATCAGAACTCGGCTTCGGACGGCGACATCTTTCCGTGGATGTTCCGTGAAGCGGGCCTTGGACCGCTAATCGGCAAGCGTTCATGGGGCGGTGTTGTCGGCATTCAAAACCGTGGCGTTCTGATCGACGGCGGCAACATCTTTGTGCCGGGCTCGGCGCTCGCAAACACGAAAGGCGAGTACATCATCGAAGGCTATGGCGTCGATCCTGACATCGAAGTCGACAATGACCCGGCGTCAGAGATTGCCGGTCGCGATCCACAACTCGAACGCGGCATCGCTGAAGTAATGGTGAAGCTGAAGAACCCGGTGAAGCTGCCGACAAGACAAGCGCCGCCGGTCAAGACGATTCGATAG